The Vicia villosa cultivar HV-30 ecotype Madison, WI linkage group LG1, Vvil1.0, whole genome shotgun sequence genome includes a region encoding these proteins:
- the LOC131610022 gene encoding adenylate isopentenyltransferase-like — protein MPTTTPSFLSPNPQRYYYHQPIKFHHSSYTLYTPSSSTTTTTRTRPHWPRMEIASSRHRRKDKVLVIMGATGSGKSRLSVELANLFPCFEIINSDKIQVYKGLDITTNKIPFHQRNNVPHHLLGDIDPSHGEFSPSDFRRHAGDIISDITSRRKLPIIVGGSNSFIHALLVERFNPESKVFDEDSSSSSSSKTISSDLRYKCCFLWMDISFPVLSEYLLKRVDDMFDSGMVDELAEFYEPGSDNPDNRTGLRKAIGVPEFEHFFNQYPPGGLPIEDEVHNPMREGAYDEAVKAIKDNTCQLAKRQIGKILRLKRAGWDLRRLDATEAFRAVLTSDSHGGDGGGEEFAGVWKKQVLEPSVKIVKRFLME, from the coding sequence ATGCCTACAACAACACCTTCATTTCTCTCACCAAACCCTCAACGTTATTATTATCACCAACCCATTAAATTTCACCACTCTTCATACACCCTCTACACTCCCTCctcctccaccaccaccaccacccgcACCAGGCCCCACTGGCCTCGCATGGAAATCGCCTCCTCCCGCCACCGCCGGAAAGACAAAGTCCTTGTCATCATGGGCGCCACCGGCTCCGGAAAATCCCGCCTCTCAGTAGAACTCGCCAACCTCTTCCCCTGTTTCGAAATAATCAACTCCGATAAAATACAAGTCTACAAAGGACTCGACATCACCACCAACAAGATCCCATTTCATCAACGCAACAACGTCCCACATCATCTCCTCGGCGATATCGATCCCTCCCACGGCGAGTTCTCCCCTTCAGATTTCCGCCGCCACGCCGGAGATATTATCTCCGATATAACTTCCCGGAGAAAGCTCCCCATTATCGTCGGAGGGTCCAACTCATTCATTCACGCTCTCCTCGTAGAACGATTCAACCCTGAGTCAAAAGTCTTCGATGAAgactcttcatcttcatcatcatcaaaaacaaTCTCCTCGGATTTAAGGTACAAATGTTGTTTTCTCTGGATGGATATATCGTTTCCTGTGTTATCCGAATATTTGCTGAAACGAGTCGACGACATGTTTGACTCTGGAATGGTGGACGAGTTAGCTGAGTTTTACGAACCGGGTTCGGATAACCCGGATAACCGAACCGGGTTGAGAAAAGCTATCGGAGTACCCGAGTTCGAACATTTTTTCAATCAATATCCACCAGGTGGACTTCCCATTGAAGACGAAGTTCATAATCCAATGCGGGAAGGTGCATACGATGAAGCAGTGAAGGCGATTAAAGATAACACGTGTCAGCTTGCCAAGAGACAGATAGGGAAGATCCTACGGTTAAAACGAGCTGGGTGGGACCTACGGAGACTTGACGCCACGGAGGCGTTTAGGGCGGTGCTGACGTCAGATTCTCACGGCGGAGACGGCGGAGGAGAGGAGTTTGCCGGTGTATGGAAAAAACAAGTGTTGGAACCAAGCGTGAAGATTGTGAAGCGATTCTTGATGGAGTAG